The Thiogranum longum genome includes a region encoding these proteins:
- the ccoN gene encoding cytochrome-c oxidase, cbb3-type subunit I codes for MAQAAMGTTQQYNYEIIRKFAFMALVWGVLGMSAGVYIASELAWPFLNFDIPAITFGRLRPVHTTLVIFGFGGSALFATSYYIVQRTCQTRLYSDWMASFTFWGWQAAVALGAVSYMLGYTQSREYAEFEWPIDLLITVTWVVYFLIYVQTLRRRSQPHIYVANWFFMAFILATAILHIFNNLAIPVGMFSMKSYSLFSGVQDAMTQWWYGHNAVGFFLTAAFLGMMYYFVPKQAGRPVYSYRLSIVHFWALSFLYMWVGAHHLHWTALPDWTSTLAATFSIMLLLPSWGGMINGIMTLSGAWDRLRTDPIMLFLITALSFYGMSTFEGPLMSLKSVNALSHYTDWTIGHVHSGALGWVAMVTFGSFYHMIPRLYDTRLYSTRLVYVHFWLATIGIVLYITAMWVAGIFQGLMLRSFDDYGNLAYTFVETVAFLHNPYVVRALGGLFFLSGIVVMAYNVYMTIRNAHAEAAELEAKLAAKMARA; via the coding sequence ATGGCACAGGCCGCTATGGGAACTACACAGCAGTACAACTACGAAATCATCCGCAAGTTTGCCTTTATGGCGCTGGTGTGGGGCGTGCTCGGTATGAGCGCCGGCGTTTATATCGCATCGGAACTTGCCTGGCCGTTTCTGAACTTCGATATCCCGGCAATTACCTTCGGTCGATTACGGCCTGTGCACACCACGCTGGTTATTTTTGGTTTCGGTGGCAGTGCGCTTTTTGCAACGTCCTATTATATTGTTCAGCGTACCTGTCAGACACGTCTCTACAGTGACTGGATGGCTTCGTTTACGTTCTGGGGCTGGCAGGCTGCTGTTGCGCTGGGTGCTGTCAGTTACATGCTGGGTTATACGCAGTCACGCGAATACGCCGAGTTTGAGTGGCCGATTGACCTGCTGATCACAGTGACCTGGGTGGTGTATTTCCTGATTTACGTCCAGACACTGCGTCGTCGTTCCCAGCCCCACATTTATGTGGCGAACTGGTTTTTCATGGCGTTCATACTGGCTACGGCCATACTGCACATCTTCAATAATCTGGCCATTCCGGTCGGAATGTTCAGCATGAAATCCTACAGTCTGTTCTCCGGCGTGCAGGATGCCATGACCCAGTGGTGGTACGGCCATAATGCAGTGGGCTTCTTCCTCACCGCCGCATTCCTGGGCATGATGTATTACTTTGTGCCCAAGCAGGCAGGTCGACCGGTTTATTCCTATCGATTGTCTATCGTCCATTTCTGGGCGCTGTCCTTCCTGTACATGTGGGTGGGCGCCCACCATCTGCACTGGACAGCATTACCTGACTGGACTTCAACACTGGCAGCAACGTTCTCCATCATGCTGTTATTACCGTCGTGGGGCGGCATGATCAATGGCATCATGACGCTATCCGGTGCCTGGGACAGACTGCGTACGGACCCGATCATGTTGTTCCTGATCACGGCGTTGTCGTTCTATGGTATGTCTACCTTCGAGGGCCCGTTGATGTCACTGAAGAGTGTGAACGCATTGTCACACTATACTGACTGGACTATCGGGCACGTGCATTCCGGCGCGCTTGGCTGGGTGGCGATGGTGACATTCGGCTCCTTCTATCACATGATTCCGCGTCTGTATGACACACGCCTCTACAGCACGCGTCTGGTGTACGTTCATTTCTGGCTGGCAACCATCGGTATCGTTCTCTATATCACCGCCATGTGGGTGGCCGGTATATTCCAGGGTCTGATGCTGCGCAGTTTCGACGATTACGGCAACCTGGCCTATACCTTCGTTGAAACCGTGGCGTTCCTTCATAACCCGTACGTGGTTCGTGCGCTAGGCGGCCTGTTCTTCCTGTCGGGTATAGTCGTGATGGCCTATAACGTCTACATGACCATACGCAACGCACACGCGGAGGCTGCCGAGCTGGAAGCGAAGCTTGCAGCCAAAATGGCACGCGCCTGA
- a CDS encoding SCO family protein: protein MNKIVSRTRSRAALVLLLLVFAAPVILAWLVFFVFPEFRPTDTMNHGELVVPARPLPAFHLQGIGTDTVDQNFLRGKWTFVYLAEGACEKPCVDQLYKMRQVRLTQGKNIKRLQRLFLWNTEGIGEAQRLELAKHFPGLVIGNIQSGGQADSLINSFRLEDGADPYSSGRLYLVDPMGNLMMSYEPDTVPRGITKDLERLLKYSGLG from the coding sequence ATGAATAAAATTGTTTCCAGAACCCGCTCGCGGGCGGCGCTGGTTTTGTTGTTACTGGTATTTGCAGCACCGGTTATTCTGGCCTGGCTGGTGTTTTTCGTGTTCCCGGAGTTTCGGCCGACCGATACCATGAATCACGGTGAACTGGTGGTACCGGCGCGACCGTTGCCGGCCTTCCATTTGCAGGGTATCGGGACTGACACGGTCGACCAGAATTTTCTGCGAGGTAAATGGACGTTTGTGTATCTTGCTGAAGGCGCTTGCGAAAAACCCTGTGTGGATCAGCTCTACAAGATGCGCCAGGTACGCCTGACGCAGGGTAAGAACATCAAACGTCTGCAGCGACTATTTCTGTGGAATACCGAAGGCATCGGCGAAGCACAACGCCTCGAACTGGCGAAGCACTTCCCGGGGCTTGTTATTGGCAATATACAGTCTGGTGGCCAGGCAGACAGTCTGATAAACAGTTTCAGGCTGGAAGATGGTGCAGACCCTTATTCCTCCGGACGTTTGTACCTGGTTGACCCGATGGGCAACCTGATGATGAGTTATGAGCCTGACACGGTACCGCGCGGAATCACCAAGGATCTGGAAAGACTCTTAAAGTACTCCGGATTGGGTTAA
- the ccoO gene encoding cytochrome-c oxidase, cbb3-type subunit II, which translates to MKHESIETNAGLLIILTMIVISIGGLVEIVPLFFINDTVEDVEGVRPYTALELRGRDIYQREGCYLCHSQMIRPFRDEDLRYGHYSLAAESQYDHPFQWGSKRTGPDLARVGKKYSDEWHVAHLVNPRSVVPQSVMPNYPWLLEHELDYSDVQDRMRALKMAGVPYSETQDEYDRNVAQFGKVVADKLDILNAEENLMSQALANDFDGQRSRITEMDALVAYLQVLGTMVDFTKYNEGYFAEFR; encoded by the coding sequence ATAAAGCATGAAAGTATAGAAACCAATGCGGGCTTGTTGATTATCCTGACGATGATCGTGATAAGCATCGGCGGTCTGGTTGAAATTGTTCCGCTGTTCTTTATTAACGATACGGTTGAGGATGTGGAAGGTGTGCGACCTTATACTGCGCTCGAATTACGTGGTCGTGATATCTATCAGAGAGAAGGCTGCTACCTGTGCCATTCACAAATGATCCGCCCGTTTCGCGATGAAGACTTGCGCTATGGCCACTATTCCCTGGCGGCAGAGTCCCAGTACGATCATCCGTTCCAGTGGGGTTCAAAACGTACAGGTCCGGATCTCGCTCGTGTCGGCAAAAAGTACTCGGATGAGTGGCATGTAGCGCATCTGGTCAACCCGCGGTCCGTAGTACCGCAATCGGTTATGCCCAATTACCCCTGGCTGCTGGAACATGAGCTGGATTACTCGGATGTGCAGGACCGCATGCGCGCACTCAAGATGGCCGGTGTTCCGTACTCCGAAACCCAGGATGAATACGACCGTAATGTTGCACAGTTCGGAAAGGTCGTTGCAGACAAACTGGATATATTAAACGCTGAAGAGAATCTCATGTCGCAGGCACTCGCCAACGATTTCGATGGTCAGCGTTCACGGATCACCGAGATGGACGCACTGGTAGCCTACCTTCAGGTGCTTGGCACGATGGTGGATTTTACCAAGTACAACGAAGGTTACTTTGCAGAATTCCGCTAG
- the ccoG gene encoding cytochrome c oxidase accessory protein CcoG, which produces MTDSASQVLYQARIPIYPRSVKGRFRTLKWGILTFAYGVYFLLPWLRWERNAGPDQAVLFDIADRKFYLFDLVMHAQDLFWLTGFLLVAALLLFFVTSIAGRVFCGYFCFQTLWTDLYLLIERLVQGDRVARIRLDKSPWTANKFLRKVLTHILWLAAAFLTGLTFTLYWGNAPELIVEWFTGKAPFAAYATTLFLTITTYVMAGLAREQVCTYMCPYARFQSVMFDEDTRIVAYDVARGEGKAGRHKVTRDLKTLEQRQQQGVGECIDCGYCVQVCPTGIDIRNGLQVQCISCALCIDACDTIMGSLGWDKGLIRYTSEKQAEGKESRILKPKTIAYGLVLLAAIAALLWGVSNQAPLEMSVVQVRQPLFVRLSDGRVQNSYELHIENKTDQPLKLAIMMRGLAGAELDVGKLSSVEIGPQRSLRVHARVRWNSGNRHKGSRSFEFDLIPQTQPEIGMISAPATFYMPGGDS; this is translated from the coding sequence ATGACAGATTCTGCCAGTCAGGTACTGTACCAGGCGCGTATCCCAATCTATCCACGTTCCGTCAAGGGGCGGTTCAGGACGCTGAAATGGGGCATTCTCACGTTTGCCTATGGTGTCTATTTTCTTTTGCCCTGGTTGCGCTGGGAGCGAAATGCAGGCCCGGATCAGGCGGTTTTATTTGATATTGCCGACCGCAAGTTCTATCTCTTCGATCTTGTCATGCATGCGCAGGACCTGTTTTGGCTGACCGGCTTTCTGCTGGTCGCTGCGTTGCTGCTGTTTTTTGTAACCAGTATTGCCGGTCGGGTGTTCTGCGGCTATTTTTGTTTCCAGACGCTGTGGACGGATCTTTACCTGCTGATCGAGCGGCTGGTGCAGGGCGACCGAGTGGCACGGATACGCCTGGACAAGTCGCCGTGGACTGCGAACAAGTTCCTGCGCAAGGTGCTTACGCATATCCTGTGGCTTGCGGCGGCCTTCCTGACCGGGTTGACCTTCACCCTGTACTGGGGAAATGCACCTGAACTGATTGTTGAATGGTTCACCGGCAAGGCCCCGTTTGCTGCCTACGCAACAACGCTGTTCCTCACTATAACGACCTATGTCATGGCCGGGCTGGCACGCGAACAAGTGTGTACCTATATGTGCCCCTACGCACGTTTCCAGTCGGTTATGTTCGATGAGGACACGCGCATTGTCGCTTACGACGTGGCGCGGGGTGAAGGAAAGGCCGGTCGACACAAGGTCACGCGTGATCTGAAAACGCTTGAGCAGCGTCAACAGCAGGGTGTTGGCGAATGTATCGACTGTGGATATTGTGTGCAGGTATGCCCGACCGGTATTGATATTCGCAATGGCCTGCAGGTGCAATGCATCAGTTGTGCGCTGTGTATTGATGCCTGTGACACGATTATGGGTTCGCTGGGCTGGGACAAGGGACTGATTCGCTATACTTCCGAGAAACAGGCGGAGGGCAAAGAGAGCCGGATACTTAAACCCAAAACGATCGCTTATGGCCTGGTGCTGCTGGCGGCAATTGCCGCATTGTTGTGGGGTGTCAGCAACCAGGCGCCGCTGGAGATGTCGGTGGTGCAGGTACGCCAGCCCCTGTTCGTGCGTTTGTCTGACGGGCGGGTGCAAAACAGTTATGAGTTGCATATCGAGAACAAGACTGACCAGCCGTTAAAGCTGGCCATTATGATGCGCGGTCTGGCCGGAGCCGAGCTTGATGTCGGCAAGCTTTCGTCAGTTGAAATCGGGCCACAACGCAGCTTGCGCGTGCATGCGCGGGTCCGCTGGAACAGTGGAAACAGGCACAAGGGTTCGCGCAGTTTCGAATTTGACCTGATTCCACAGACACAACCGGAGATTGGTATGATCAGTGCGCCTGCAACCTTTTACATGCCGGGCGGCGATAGCTGA
- a CDS encoding SURF1 family protein, with translation MRFGSLEFRPGLWPTLITLIMFGILVSLGFWQLDRAAQKRALLEEYRAETNDAPLRLDPLRENYQGMGYRVVVASGHFDGARQLLLDNRTYNGRVGYQVLTPFVLDGTERRVLVNRGWVPLGNNRDALPDLPVPAGKQHIIARIKLPSDKIFMLADEEPRKGWPWRVQAVQIELFEKELGYPLMPLILLLESDTGDGFVRDWHPLTYGPERNEGYAVQWFGLALTLLIIYLVVNTSKVDKAHE, from the coding sequence ATGCGATTTGGCAGTCTGGAATTTCGCCCCGGCCTCTGGCCAACTTTGATAACCCTGATTATGTTCGGGATTCTGGTTTCGCTGGGATTCTGGCAATTGGACAGGGCTGCGCAGAAGCGTGCACTACTGGAAGAGTACCGGGCTGAAACTAATGATGCCCCGTTACGGCTTGATCCATTACGTGAAAATTACCAGGGTATGGGTTATCGGGTGGTTGTTGCGAGCGGGCATTTCGATGGTGCCCGGCAGCTTCTTTTGGACAACCGTACATATAATGGAAGGGTAGGTTATCAGGTTCTTACCCCGTTTGTGCTGGATGGGACAGAACGCAGGGTATTGGTAAACCGGGGATGGGTGCCGCTGGGCAACAACCGGGATGCTTTGCCCGACCTGCCGGTACCGGCAGGCAAGCAGCACATTATTGCGCGTATCAAGTTGCCGTCGGACAAGATATTTATGCTGGCCGACGAGGAGCCGCGTAAAGGCTGGCCGTGGCGCGTACAGGCGGTTCAGATAGAGCTGTTTGAAAAAGAGCTGGGATACCCGCTCATGCCGCTGATCTTGTTACTGGAAAGTGATACTGGTGATGGTTTTGTGCGCGACTGGCATCCGCTGACCTATGGCCCCGAACGCAACGAGGGGTACGCGGTACAGTGGTTCGGATTGGCATTGACGCTACTGATTATTTATCTCGTTGTTAATACAAGCAAAGTAGACAAGGCTCATGAATAA
- a CDS encoding FixH family protein, with protein sequence MLQSLLALPLGVGVEVLVFLALYRLTPMNGRQAAVIVAMLAITAVFIDSLLDWPGADVLAMYVAVLLVSAYLLGIISSAREQRQRAGAKDQRWFHWGPAIIVIFFVALFALDGVLVVISKQGLPQPVADRLLPKQHKSETVNSVFPGVVARDFQKKESLYNAYLEQVKQQQARGWQVSKGWLEKPLAGRPEVFQVRVTERDGAAVAFATVGGVFQRPSDSRLDQSFELVEIEPGLYRGELVLPDPGMWQLVLQIRRGDQLHEIHAETSVGAGESAP encoded by the coding sequence ATGTTGCAGTCCTTGCTGGCATTGCCGTTGGGCGTCGGTGTCGAAGTGCTGGTGTTTCTTGCGCTTTACCGTCTGACGCCGATGAATGGCCGTCAGGCTGCCGTCATCGTGGCGATGCTGGCAATAACGGCCGTGTTCATCGACAGTCTGCTCGACTGGCCAGGCGCAGATGTGTTGGCCATGTATGTTGCTGTGTTGCTGGTGTCGGCCTATCTTCTGGGTATTATCAGTTCAGCGCGGGAGCAGCGACAGCGTGCCGGCGCAAAGGATCAGCGCTGGTTTCACTGGGGTCCTGCAATTATCGTCATATTTTTCGTCGCCCTGTTCGCGCTGGATGGCGTGCTGGTGGTGATTTCAAAACAGGGCCTGCCTCAACCGGTAGCTGACCGCCTGTTACCGAAACAGCACAAGTCCGAAACGGTGAACTCGGTGTTCCCCGGCGTGGTCGCACGTGACTTCCAGAAAAAAGAATCTCTCTACAACGCCTATCTTGAACAGGTTAAACAGCAGCAGGCGCGTGGCTGGCAGGTCAGCAAAGGCTGGCTGGAGAAACCGCTTGCAGGTCGCCCGGAGGTTTTCCAGGTCAGGGTGACAGAACGCGATGGTGCAGCCGTGGCCTTCGCCACGGTTGGCGGCGTTTTCCAGCGCCCCTCGGACAGCCGGCTGGACCAGTCGTTTGAACTTGTCGAAATTGAGCCGGGACTTTATCGCGGAGAACTCGTGCTGCCCGATCCGGGTATGTGGCAGCTGGTACTGCAGATCCGTCGTGGTGATCAGTTGCACGAGATTCATGCGGAAACCTCGGTTGGCGCCGGGGAATCTGCGCCTTGA
- a CDS encoding twin transmembrane helix small protein, protein MLIKIFTIAVLIAIVASLLSGMIFMVRDKGKSTRTVKALTMRIALSVSLFGLLMLAIATGHLKPHGIYPANHPVNSQARIAK, encoded by the coding sequence ATGCTAATCAAAATATTCACGATTGCCGTACTTATCGCTATTGTCGCCAGCCTGCTGAGCGGCATGATCTTCATGGTTCGAGACAAGGGAAAATCGACTCGCACAGTCAAGGCGCTGACCATGAGGATTGCCCTGTCTGTTTCTCTCTTCGGGTTACTCATGCTGGCCATTGCCACCGGCCATCTCAAACCACACGGCATCTACCCGGCAAATCACCCTGTCAATTCACAGGCACGTATCGCAAAGTAG
- the ccoP gene encoding cytochrome-c oxidase, cbb3-type subunit III — MSDTKKPQSAVQTTGHAWDGDIQEFNNPLPNWWLWAFYATVVFAVVYWIFYPAWPVGSSYTTGVMNNITFVDSDGTEKTMHWNTRALLLKDLQEGKSATLSREYLEKVQGADYETILGDAEMMAFTRSMAVGLFGDNCMPCHGAGGGGVMGLFPNLADDDWLWGGTVEDIQTTISDGRYGFMPSFRETFNDQQLDDVAAYVLSLSGQETDSASAQRGKRLFQTSAGGCYYCHGTDGKGMKSQGSANLTDQIWTIADVPGADAPAQKRAAVKAVVANGVQRTMPHWSDRLDKTQIKLLTVYVHELGGGQ, encoded by the coding sequence ATGAGTGATACCAAGAAGCCCCAGTCTGCGGTACAGACCACGGGTCACGCCTGGGATGGTGATATCCAGGAATTCAACAATCCTTTGCCGAACTGGTGGCTGTGGGCATTTTATGCAACGGTGGTGTTCGCGGTTGTGTACTGGATTTTTTATCCGGCGTGGCCGGTCGGTAGCAGCTACACGACCGGTGTAATGAATAATATTACCTTTGTTGACAGTGATGGCACAGAGAAAACCATGCACTGGAATACGCGCGCATTACTGCTGAAGGACCTGCAGGAAGGCAAGTCAGCGACCCTGAGCAGGGAGTACCTGGAGAAGGTTCAGGGTGCAGATTATGAAACGATCCTCGGTGATGCCGAGATGATGGCCTTTACCCGCTCAATGGCCGTTGGCCTGTTTGGCGATAATTGCATGCCCTGTCACGGGGCCGGTGGTGGTGGCGTGATGGGTCTGTTTCCGAACCTGGCAGACGACGACTGGTTGTGGGGTGGTACGGTAGAAGATATCCAGACAACCATTTCCGACGGCCGTTATGGTTTTATGCCGTCATTTCGCGAAACTTTCAATGATCAGCAGCTTGATGACGTGGCTGCATACGTGCTGTCACTGTCAGGACAGGAAACAGATTCTGCATCTGCACAACGCGGAAAGCGCCTGTTCCAGACCAGCGCGGGTGGCTGCTATTACTGTCACGGAACTGACGGCAAAGGTATGAAGTCACAGGGTTCCGCGAACCTGACTGACCAGATCTGGACAATTGCCGATGTGCCTGGTGCGGATGCGCCGGCACAGAAAAGGGCGGCAGTAAAAGCTGTAGTTGCCAATGGTGTACAACGCACCATGCCGCACTGGTCGGACCGCCTGGACAAAACCCAGATCAAGCTGCTGACGGTCTATGTTCATGAACTCGGGGGCGGCCAGTAG
- a CDS encoding cytochrome c oxidase assembly protein, producing the protein MPENDLGQANRRTVKRLLFLVAGMFGFVFALVPLYSVFCDITGLNGKTADGPARAVVVEPDLSRTVMVEFLASVNEDMPWDFRPVRVRMEVHPGKMYRTSFVARNRTGQAMVGQAIPSVTPGIAASHFKKTECFCFTEQKFEAGEERDMPLLFMVDTELPEEIEEVTLAYTFFDKNKLLN; encoded by the coding sequence ATGCCGGAAAATGATTTGGGGCAGGCGAATCGTCGGACTGTAAAACGGCTGCTGTTTCTGGTGGCCGGTATGTTCGGTTTCGTGTTTGCTCTTGTGCCGCTGTATAGCGTGTTTTGTGATATTACCGGGCTTAACGGGAAAACAGCAGACGGCCCTGCCAGGGCTGTTGTTGTTGAACCGGATCTTTCGCGTACGGTTATGGTCGAGTTTCTGGCAAGCGTGAACGAGGATATGCCCTGGGATTTTCGGCCTGTACGTGTGCGAATGGAAGTCCATCCAGGCAAGATGTACCGCACGTCTTTTGTGGCACGCAATCGTACCGGTCAGGCTATGGTTGGACAGGCTATACCGAGCGTGACGCCAGGGATTGCGGCGAGCCATTTCAAAAAAACAGAGTGTTTCTGTTTTACAGAACAAAAATTTGAAGCAGGTGAAGAGCGTGATATGCCATTGTTGTTCATGGTCGACACGGAGCTTCCGGAAGAGATAGAAGAGGTCACTCTGGCCTACACTTTCTTCGATAAAAACAAGCTGTTGAACTAA
- a CDS encoding cytochrome c oxidase subunit 3, with amino-acid sequence MSEAHGGYYVPHGTSWPIIGSIGLTTLVVGFANFLNGSSVGMTMMLAGLGITLLMMFGWFGTVIRESQAGMYNEQVDKSFRWGMSWFIFSEVMFFAAFFGALYYARVLSVPWLGGADVETNEFLWSGWEAAWPTNGPGDMGGEYEAMGAWGIPAINTLLLLSSGVTITFAHWALKKGQRSALVLWLLATVVLGFTFLGFQIYEYSHAYHEMNLTLASGIYGSTFYMLTGFHGMHVTIGAIMLTIIMLRSMKGHFTADHHFAFEAVAWYWHFVDVVWLGLFIFVYVL; translated from the coding sequence ATGAGCGAAGCGCATGGTGGCTATTATGTACCCCACGGCACCAGTTGGCCGATTATAGGATCCATCGGCCTGACGACACTGGTGGTCGGATTTGCCAATTTTCTGAATGGTTCCAGTGTGGGCATGACGATGATGCTGGCAGGTCTGGGCATCACACTGCTGATGATGTTTGGCTGGTTTGGCACGGTTATACGCGAAAGTCAGGCCGGTATGTACAACGAACAGGTCGACAAGTCATTCCGCTGGGGAATGAGCTGGTTTATCTTCTCGGAAGTCATGTTCTTCGCGGCCTTCTTCGGCGCACTGTACTACGCGCGTGTTTTGTCCGTGCCGTGGCTGGGTGGAGCGGATGTGGAGACCAATGAGTTCCTGTGGAGTGGCTGGGAAGCAGCCTGGCCAACTAACGGTCCGGGTGATATGGGCGGTGAGTACGAGGCCATGGGGGCTTGGGGTATACCGGCCATCAATACACTTTTACTTTTGAGTAGTGGTGTAACCATCACATTCGCCCATTGGGCCTTGAAGAAGGGGCAGCGTAGCGCGCTTGTTTTGTGGTTGCTGGCAACCGTGGTGCTGGGCTTCACCTTCCTTGGTTTCCAGATTTATGAATATTCACACGCCTACCACGAGATGAATCTGACACTGGCTTCAGGCATCTATGGGTCAACATTCTACATGTTGACCGGCTTCCATGGGATGCACGTAACCATTGGTGCCATAATGCTGACCATCATCATGCTGCGCAGCATGAAAGGGCACTTCACGGCAGATCATCATTTTGCTTTTGAGGCGGTTGCCTGGTACTGGCACTTTGTCGATGTCGTCTGGCTTGGCTTGTTTATTTTTGTCTATGTGCTCTGA
- a CDS encoding CcoQ/FixQ family Cbb3-type cytochrome c oxidase assembly chaperone, translating to MPDWLIWFTRFENSKIVALLLFFVAFCGILLYVYTGKKRSQRLESYKYIPLQDDDLDPDAGDGEVKKDE from the coding sequence ATGCCTGACTGGCTGATCTGGTTTACGAGGTTCGAGAACAGCAAGATCGTTGCGTTGTTACTGTTCTTCGTGGCTTTTTGCGGAATTTTACTTTACGTGTATACGGGAAAGAAGCGGAGCCAGAGACTGGAGTCGTATAAATATATTCCCCTGCAGGATGATGATTTGGACCCGGATGCCGGCGACGGCGAGGTAAAAAAAGATGAGTGA
- the cyoE gene encoding heme o synthase, whose protein sequence is MGYSMTAALGTHWRDYLGVCKLKVVALIVFTALVGMFLAVPGMVPWQPLVFGTLGIGMAAASAAAINHVVDQYADAQMARTRNRPVASGAMTSRSCLIFALVLGALAMWILVQFVNMLTAILTFASLIGYAVIYTLYLKRATPQNIVIGGAAGAAPPVLGWTAVTGTVDPHALLLFLIIFVWTPPHFWALAIHRRSEYAKVDIPMLPVTHGVPFTRLQVMLYTILLVVVTILPFVTHMSGLFYLAGALGLGAGFLYHAWALMHDESDRQAMKMFGYSIIYLMALFAFLLVDHYVPYLLRLTGLAE, encoded by the coding sequence ATGGGCTATTCAATGACAGCGGCGCTGGGCACGCATTGGCGGGACTACCTGGGAGTATGCAAGCTCAAGGTGGTGGCGCTGATTGTGTTCACCGCGCTGGTCGGAATGTTTCTCGCCGTACCTGGTATGGTCCCCTGGCAGCCGTTGGTTTTCGGTACCCTGGGCATTGGTATGGCGGCTGCATCGGCCGCGGCAATCAATCATGTTGTTGACCAGTATGCTGATGCGCAGATGGCGCGTACGCGTAACCGGCCGGTCGCAAGCGGCGCCATGACCAGCCGCAGTTGCCTGATCTTTGCGCTGGTACTGGGGGCGTTGGCAATGTGGATTCTGGTGCAGTTCGTCAATATGCTCACAGCTATCCTGACCTTCGCCTCATTGATCGGTTATGCTGTCATATACACGCTCTACCTGAAGCGTGCCACGCCGCAGAATATTGTGATCGGGGGTGCTGCTGGCGCTGCTCCGCCGGTACTGGGCTGGACGGCCGTGACCGGGACGGTTGATCCGCATGCATTGCTGCTGTTCCTGATCATCTTTGTCTGGACGCCACCGCACTTCTGGGCGCTGGCTATTCACCGTCGCAGTGAGTACGCCAAGGTCGATATTCCCATGTTGCCGGTTACTCACGGCGTACCGTTCACGCGCCTGCAAGTGATGTTGTATACCATCCTGCTCGTTGTGGTAACGATCCTGCCGTTTGTCACGCATATGAGCGGACTGTTCTATCTCGCCGGAGCACTGGGGCTGGGAGCCGGCTTTCTTTATCATGCCTGGGCATTGATGCATGATGAGAGTGACAGGCAGGCGATGAAGATGTTTGGCTATTCAATCATTTACCTGATGGCGCTGTTTGCCTTCCTGCTTGTCGACCACTACGTTCCTTACCTGCTACGACTGACGGGGTTGGCTGAATAG